One Pyrus communis chromosome 13, drPyrComm1.1, whole genome shotgun sequence genomic window carries:
- the LOC137712171 gene encoding protein GAST1-like codes for MAKALNFVMFFLVMLFFALTVENHATTTGTEAPAPQPQSSNNHTMNGITEGSLQPQECGPRCTTRCSNTQYKKPCLFFCQKCCAKCLCVPPGTYGNKQFCPCYNNWKTKRGGPKCP; via the exons ATGGCAAAGGCTTTAAATTTTGTGATGTTCTTCCTTGTTATGCTGTTCTTTGCTCTAACAGTAGAGAACCAT GCTACTACCACTGGCACTGAAGCTCCAGCACCGCAGCCCCAAAGCAGTAACAACCATACCATG AATGGAATCACTGAAGGCAGTCTTCAACCTCAAG AGTGCGGTCCTCGTTGCACCACCAGATGCTCAAACACACAGTACAAGAAGCCATGTTTGTTTTTCTGCCAAAAGTGCTGTGCCAAGTGCTTGTGCGTCCCTCCAGGCACATATGGGAACAAGCAATTCTGCCCTTGCTACAACAACTGGAAGACCAAGAGAGGAGGCCCCAAATGTCCTTGA
- the LOC137712172 gene encoding acyltransferase Pun1-like: MVKEMKVEIISRKTIRPSSPTPHHHKNFKLSLLDQRYSPNLYGNMIFFYSSTSNYDHTYGDFNPHALKMSSHLQKSLSKTLVHFYPLAGRLKDAATIECNDQGVYFVEARMDCHLLNFLSQPDSTLFQHFIPTSSAENEDVIVLLVQLTLFNCGGIAIAVSLLHKIADASSLCTFVQSWTAASTALDQSEFIGHDQRLGQVLPLFIGTTLLPPSEMLITRTVDIPDPLQNFTSKMASLKAKAAITTNNPTNVELVSAVVVKCAIAAAQSISTSSSRPSVLFHAVNLHKRMVSPLPANTVGNLVWAFPVLIEESDIKLHEVVVKLRKGLTDFCNDKANRFKGEDGFTVVSEYHKKEVEFSSRGVNIFRCTSLCKFPIYEMDFGWGKPTWVATSMGFKNFIVLIDSKLGENIEAWVTLAEQEMAIFQRDEMLLSFASLNPSAAVHESRM, from the coding sequence ATGGTGAAAGAAATGAAGGTCGAGATCATTTCAAGAAAAACAATTAGGCCATCCTCCCCAACTCCTCATCATCACAAAAACTTCAAGCTCTCTCTTTTGGACCAAAGATATAGTCCTAATTTGTATGGCAATATGATCTTCTTCTACTCATCTACCAGCAACTATGATCATACTTATGGTGACTTCAATCCCCATGCATTGAAAATGTCAAGCCACCTTCAGAAGTCGTTGTCCAAAACCTTGGTTCATTTCTATCCACTTGCCGGGCGGCTCAAAGACGCTGCTACCATTGAGTGCAATGACCAAGGGGTTTATTTTGTAGAAGCCCGAATGGATTGCCACCTCTTGAATTTTCTCTCCCAACCTGATTCCACCTTATTCCAGCACTTTATTCCCACCTCCAGTGCTGAAAACGAAGATGTTATTGTTCTGCTTGTTCAACTCACTCTCTTTAACTGTGGAGGAATTGCTATTGCAGTCTCTCTTTTACACAAGATCGCGGACGCTTCATCCTTGTGCACTTTTGTCCAAAGTTGGACGGCAGCCAGTACTGCTCTTGATCAATCAGAATTCATTGGTCATGACCAGAGATTAGGTCAAGTGCTTCCTTTGTTCATTGGAACGACGTTGCTGCCGCCTTCAGAGATGTTGATCACACGCACCGTGGACATCCCAGACCCACTTCAAAATTTCACCTCAAAGATGGCCAGTCTCAAGGCAAAAGCAGCTATTACAACTAACAACCCTACAAATGTGGAACTAGTATCTGCAGTTGTGGTCAAATGTGCTATTGCTGCTGCACAGTCCATATCAACATCGTCATCAAGGCCATCAGTGTTGTTCCACGCCGTGAACTTGCACAAAAGAATGGTCTCTCCACTGCCGGCCAATACTGTAGGTAATCTCGTTTGGGCGTTTCCAGTGCTGATTGAAGAAAGTGATATAAAATTACATGAGGTTGTTGTCAAGTTGAGGAAAGGCTTAACGGACTTCTGCAACGACAAGGCTAATAGGTTTAAAGGCGAAGATGGTTTCACCGTGGTTTCCGAATATCATAAAAAGGAGGTTGAATTCAGCTCAAGAGGAGTTAATATTTTTCGTTGTACAAGTTTGTGCAAATTTCCAATATATGAAATGGATTTTGGGTGGGGGAAACCCACTTGGGTTGCTACTTCTATGGGCTTTAAAAACTTCATAGTTTTGATTGATAGTAAACTTGGTGAAAATATTGAAGCGTGGGTGACACTGGCAGAACAAGAGATGGCTATATTTCAAAGGGATGAGATGCTTCTTTCATTTGCTTCCTTAAACCCCAGTGCAGCTGTCCATGAAAGCCGTATGTGA